A single genomic interval of Daucus carota subsp. sativus chromosome 1, DH1 v3.0, whole genome shotgun sequence harbors:
- the LOC108219278 gene encoding pectinesterase, with translation MERNLAISAALNEAVQVHHMLSSMDSSSLEVRTQSAWADCLELYEESIQKLNRSMFLTNTMQNNIHVQTLLSSALTDQETCKDGFIDFSLAATYSKLFPLNESSENLCKILGMNKAVMASQTSGLASEEKSEGWLLRNRGLPEWLSESDRRILQEAPPPPDLVVAQDGSGNYRTIGDAVATAAAAQKGGKRFVIYVKRGVYKEYPVIQVENLTLLGDGIEATIVTGNRSVADGATTSNSATFVAQGRGLIVRGMTFENTAGPENHQAVAVRSQSDFSVFYQCSFKGYQDTLYVQKGHQFYRDCDIYGTVDFIFGNAIAVLQNCKIFVRKPMTQQTNVITAQGRTCPDDPTGIVLHECFVTAAPDLKPVQGMFKTFLGRPWKEYSRTVVMKTSLDDLIDPSGWTPWNSSNFYLDTLYYGEFNNTGRGADTLHRVNWPGYHIITNVGEALKFTVGSFLNNIPWLGDTGVPFTPGL, from the exons ATGGAGCGCAATCTTGCCATTTCAGCAGCACTGAATGAGGCCGTGCAAGTCCACCATATGTTATCTAGCATGGACTCAAGCTCTTTGGAAGTTCGAACCCAGTCGGCTTGGGCTGATTGTTTGGAGCTCTACGAGGAAAGCATTCAGAAGCTAAATCGTTCCATGTTTTTAACTAACACCATGCAGAATAATATCCATGTCCAGACTTTGTTAAGTTCAGCACTCACCGACCAGGAAACATGCAAAGATGGTTTCATAGATTTCAGCTTAGCTGCTACATATTCCAAGTTGTTTCCCTTGAATGAATCCTCGGAAAACCTTTGCAAAATTCTTGGCATGAATAAAGCTGTAATGGCTTCCCAAACCTCAGGTTTAGCTAGTGAAGAAAAATCAGAAGGGTGGCTCTTACGGAATCGTGGTCTGCCGGAGTGGCTTTCGGAGAGTGATCGCAGGATTCTTCAGGAAGCACCACCCCCACctgatctagtagtagcacagGACGGGTCGGGTAATTACAGGACCATTGGTGACGCTGTGGCGACCGCAGCAGCAGCACAGAAAGGGGGTAAGAGATTTGTTATATACGTGAAAAGAGGAGTGTACAAAGAGTACCCGGTGATCCAGGTTGAGAACTTGACGCTTCTGGGAGATGGAATTGAGGCTACCATTGTTACTGGAAATAGAAGTGTTGCAGATGGTGCAACAACCTCTAATTCAGCAACTTTTG TTGCTCAAGGACGTGGATTGATTGTCCGGGGCATGACATTCGAGAACACAGCCGGTCCCGAAAATCACCAAGCCGTTGCAGTGCGGTCTCAATCCGATTTCTCAGTTTTCTACCAGTGCAGCTTCAAAGGTTATCAAGACACTCTCTATGTCCAGAAAGGCCACCAGTTCTACCGCGACTGTGACATCTATGGAACCGTAGATTTCATATTCGGCAACGCTATTGCAGTCCTCCAAAACTGTAAAATCTTTGTGAGGAAGCCAATGACTCAACAGACCAACGTTATAACCGCGCAAGGGAGAACATGTCCTGATGATCCCACTGGTATTGTGTTGCATGAATGCTTTGTCACCGCCGCCCCCGACTTAAAACCGGTTCAGGGGATGTTTAAGACTTTTCTTGGGAGGCCATGGAAGGAATATTCTAGGACAGTGGTCATGAAAACTTCTCTAGATGATTTAATCGACCCTTCTGGTTGGACTCCATGGAACTCTAGTAACTTTTATCTGGACACCTTGTATTATGGTGAATTCAATAATACTGGAAGAGGTGCAGATACTCTCCACAGAGTCAATTGGCCAGGTTATCATATCATAACAAATGTTGGCGAGGCTCTGAAGTTTACAGTTGGgagtttcttaaataatatacCATGGCTGGGGGATACTGGAGTGCCATTCACTCCTGGCTTGTGA
- the LOC108219269 gene encoding acyltransferase Pun1, whose product MNMRGLILFTRQLHVISRSGTSIIKPASPTPENFKVYHLPLHDCMMPNIYIPAIFFYADISKAADHKSTVSNLLKNSLSETLTKYYPYAGRLRPSGSSVDCNDEGVHFVEARIGCKLAHVLEKDPAKEDEQGLGHLFPPLAIWDKLSNEKCSSLVLVQLNHFICGGIAIAVGFSHRIGDALTLLSFVAYWAGLSRHSFDHQKLLHVCPYIVSDHEQSHDNDSNTFNVSFPEKHWITKNVVFHNSNIARLKADVEIRHKLQGKDEPNYTRNELVTALLYRCVVAAAATSNGGAYIKSVLCQTVNIRPLLDPPLPQTSVGSFINYNNIATGTENETELHNLVERIREGKLQLRRNKGMDEIIAARPFEEFEKMNRIYLVSSICSFPLYEIDFGWGRPVKATIVDMPVVNSIILMDTPSGDGIEAIVGLEEKEMENFQAHRDLLSYISF is encoded by the coding sequence ATGAATATGAGAGGACTGATATTATTCACAAGGCAGCTGCATGTCATCTCAAGATCAGGAACCAGCATCATCAAACCAGCTTCTCCAACTCCTGAAAACTTTAAAGTCTACCATCTTCCTTTACATGATTGTATGATGCCAAATATCTATATTCcggcaatatttttttatgcagACATTAGTAAGGCCGCAGATCATAAATCAACAGTTTCAAATCTACTCAAGAACTCTTTATCCGAGACACTGACAAAGTATTACCCGTATGCTGGAAGGCTAAGGCCTTCCGGATCTTCTGTTGACTGTAATGATGAGGGAGTTCATTTTGTTGAGGCACGGATTGGATGCAAGCTAGCTCATGTTCTGGAAAAAGATCCTGCCAAGGAAGACGAACAAGGTCTAGGCCATCTCTTTCCACCTCTCGCGATTTGGGATAAGTTATCCAATGAAAAGTGTTCCAGTCTAGTGCTCGTGCAACTGAATCATTTTATCTGTGGAGGGATAGCTATTGCAGTTGGCTTTTCACACCGAATTGGCGATGCTCTAACTCTATTATCATTTGTGGCTTATTGGGCAGGTTTGTCACGCCACTCCTTTGATCACCAGAAACTACTACATGTTTGCCCCTATATCGTGTCTGATCATGAGCAGTCACATGATAACGATTCCAATACATTTAACGTTTCGTTCCCTGAAAAGCACTGGATCACCAAGAATGTAGTCTTTCACAACTCAAACATAGCAAGACTGAAGGCAGATGTTGAAATCAGACACAAATTGCAGGGCAAAGACGAACCAAACTACACAAGAAATGAGCTGGTGACCGCACTCCTCTACAGGTGCGTGGTAGCTGCAGCAGCTACATCAAATGGCGGGGCGTACATCAAGTCTGTTCTGTGCCAGACAGTAAACATAAGGCCTCTGCTCGATCCGCCACTGCCACAGACAAGTGTTGGAAGtttcattaattataataacatTGCAACAGGCACGGAGAATGAAACAGAGTTACATAATTTAGTGGAACGAATAAGAGAAGGAAAGTTGCAGCTTAGACGAAACAAAGGCATGGATGAAATTATAGCGGCAAGACCATTTGAGGAGTTTGAAAAAATGAATAGAATATATCTGGTGAGCAGCATCTGTAGTTTTCCATTGTACGAAATAGATTTCGGATGGGGAAGGCCAGTTAAAGCGACAATTGTGGACATGCCGGTGGTTAATAGCATTATTTTGATGGATACTCCGAGTGGGGATGGTATTGAAGCTATTGTAGGTTTGGAAGAGAAAGAGATGGAAAATTTTCAAGCTCACAGAGACCTGCTTTCCTACATTTCTTTCTAA